CTAAAAATGGGGCCACAGGCCATGATTGCCTCCCATGGGACATGAAAGCAGAGACCTAGATAGTAGAAAGGAGGAAAGGTAGCTACTATGTTCAGGAATCTCAGGAGTGAAGGAGAGTTCAGAAAGAGAAAGGCCCTTCAGAGTACATGAGAAATAAACACAGGCCCGGTGCTGGAAAACAAAACTGGATGAATAAAGATGATAATCTAAAGAGGACCAAATGCCATTTATCAGCATTTGGGGCCGAAAGCATTTAAGAGGCACCCCAGACTCCCCAGTAGACCAACAGTAATGGTAGTTATTAACCTCAGAGACAGGGTGTTGACCTGATTAAAGACACATCTGTCCTTGTGAATATACATAGTCACAGGCGCAATGGAGAGGTAACAAGGCAAACACCTTTAGAACTGCTGTAAACTGGGATCTGGATGAAGGGAGAGCAGCAGACAGATCTTGTGTACATGCATCTTGGAAGAAACGCTGAATATAATTGCGGGCTACAAACAGTGTGTAACACTTCCTAAACCCAGACATCACTCAGTGAGGGAGAATGAGAGTTAAGTGTAAGTTGACACCTAATAAAACCcaaatactaaaaaaaagtaaaagaggatAGTCTGATAAATTtcctataattaaaaattagtgcAATGTCGGATATTTCAGCTATGGGAAAATAATGTTAGATTatacagaatattttatattattcctcTCTGTAATTGAGttttatattagaatatttagactatttcaaattttttattatttcaaagagCATTAAAGTGAACATGTGTACAcgtatttatatatgcatatgtgagtGTATTTATGTCTAACATTATAGGTATTATGTGTATACGTAGAGTCAGACAGCTCCtgagatcatggattttggcattttTGACAAACTGCAAAATTGTCTTTCAAATGACCACTTTATACTGCAACCCCAAGACCATGAAAATTGATTATTTTTGTCGTACTACTGTGATTGCTGAATGTATCAAATCATTTGCATCTTTGCCATTGTTTCAGGTGATAAAGAGtacctcattatttttaaatgcacatcaATTCCACCTTAAGGAGGCGTATGACGATTTTTAACCAGCTAGGAGGCGCTAGCTGTATAGGACACCTGGAAGGAGCTGGTGGAGAGGCAACATAGCCTCACAGTTACATATGGAGGCTGTGGGTTCAGATTATCTGGATGGAACTCTTTAGGTCTTCCCACACATCACCTTGTTAGCTCAATTCCTTGCACAGATTATTTAAATGTGTCTtcctttctgtaaaatgaggttatttaaggattaaatgaggcatggtagctcacgcctataatcccagcactttgggaggccaagatgagcagATAACtagaggccaggggtttgagactagcctggtcaacatggtgaaaccccatctctactaaaaatacaaaaattagccaggcaaggtgacacatgtctgtaatcacagctactctggaggctgaagcatgagaatcacttgaacctgggaggcagaggctgcagtgagccaagatcacaccactgcactccagtctgggcgagactctgtctcaaaaaatataataaataaataaaataatgcacacAATGCATTTGCACAACACGTACCACATAGTAAATGTCCAATAAATAATTTCTACTAACATTTATTATTGCACTAAATTTAGCTCTGAGCATCCTGGCAGCCAAAGCAAAGAGAGCTCATTgttcaataaaaagaataagaaaataatcacagATACTCATACAGCATTTACTGTATCAGCCCCTGTTCTAAATACTTTATATATGTTAAAACATTTTGATGAGAAACGAAGCTTCTTTGGTCACTTACTGAATTCTGGAAAGAATTTATCAACAATTGATTCTATTATACAGAaaattatcattcccatttttcaATGAGAAAACTTGGACTTAAAGAAGTTAAATATCTAAGATCTCACCTCCAGTAAGTGGTCAaacagatttgaacctaggcCTTTTGACCCTATAGTCTTCCTGCTATGCCAGAAAGCCTTTCCAGAAGGCTCTGTGTGAATCTGACTACTGCTTTGAGAGACACTGAGAAAACTCTGACATTCAGTACCTTAAGGCTTGATTTAGGACTCTTGCAATGCActtgcatatatatgtttatctgTAAGAGTTtattgttgaagatttttttttaaccaagagcATAAGTGTAGTAGCAGGGTACACAATAGATTTTTGCTGGGCTGATCAAACTTGGAACTCATAGAACGACACTGACCGAGGAATGATTTGCTTATCTAGTGTATGGTGGCTGGTGGTGTGTGAATTCCTGAGCCAGTGGTGTCCCAGAAGTACAGCCCTGGAGGCTCTGAGAGAATAGTACAGGACACAACCAAGGCCAACAGTGACACCAAGGGGGTCTTACTGGTGGCACCTTCATTGTAATGGTTCTTAGTTGTTCACATACTCTAGCAACAAGTGTGTGAAAGCACTAGTTGCAGTTTTGCAGTTTTTATATGCAAATGTGTGTGGGCGTGTCCATTTGTTCACATATGTGCGACATGCTAAAATACGTTTTCATGCTCGGATCTAAAATATCTAAATACTAGAAATATTTAAAGCTGGTTTGGTCCATTCAAAACATTCTGCTAAAAGTGCATCTGCATGTTATCAAGTAGAAGATAGCTTTCCAGGAGATAGTCATGTTACCAGTCCTTACAAGGAACTGATATCTTACTTTTTTTATCCTGTCTCAAAGAGATAATATAGTATGAATTGATTTACGTTGGTTTTATCCCTTCTCTAAGTTGGCATTGCACATTTTAGTGAGGCTTAAATGGCTGGTATCACCTTAAAGTTGCATATTTCTGAAGCCTGAGATGGGTAAATGcccagataaataaaatgcaaatcaagTCATCAATTTAGCATGAAGATAAAGCTGCTTGGATACTTGTAATAGAAATGTCTGATATTTTTTGCCTTTACAAAATAAGAGAAGTAAGGGTGATTTTGTCTAGTAACAGAATTACATGGAATAtatttagaaatgaggaaaatgtgggaaaaaagCACAGTGTCCAGTGCATGCCACCAATTATATAATACTATCTCAAACAAATCCATGTCTCTCTGCCCTAGACTCCACTCATTTAAAATAAGAGAATGAACCTGATAATGTTTGGCTTCATAGAGATTCAGCATCCTGTAATAGGCCTTCCATGTCTTTTAACGTATGTAATgcaaagaacaaacaaataaaggcagaaatttttctaactctgtcttttctctctttcccccagACTATGTCAGAGAGTCACAATGTCCTTGCACAATAACAGTACAACCTCGCCTTTGTTTCCAAACATCAGCTCTTCCTGGATACACAGCCCCTCTGATGCAGGGCTGCCCCCAGGAACCGTCACTCATTTCGGCAGCTACAATGTTTCTCGAGGAGCTGGGAATTTCTCCTCTCCAAACGGTACCACTGATGACCCTCTGGGAGGTCACACCGTCTGGCAAGTGGTCTTCATCGCTTTCTTAACGGGCATCCTGGCCTTGGTGACCATCATCGGCAACATCCTGGTAATTGTGTCATTTAAGGTCAACAAGCAGCTGAAGACAGTCAACAACTACTTCCTCTTAAGCCTGGCCTGTGCCGATCTGATTATCGGGGTCATTTCAATGAATCTGTTTACGACCTACATCATCATGAATCGATGGGCCTTAGGGAACTTGGCCTGTGACCTCTGGCTTGCCATTGACTATGTAGCCAGCAATGCCTCTGTTATGAATCTTCTGGTCATCAGCTTTGACAGATACTTTTCCATCACGAGGCCGCTCACGTACCGAGCCAAACGAACAACAAAGAGAGCTGGTGTGATGATCGGTCTGGCTTGGGTCATCTCCTTTGTCCTTTGGGCTCCTGCCATCTTGTTCTGGCAATATTTTGTTGGAAAGAGAACCGTCCCTCCGGGAGAGTGCTTCATTCAGTTCCTCAGTGAGCCCACCATTACTTTTGGCACAGCCATCGCTGCTTTTTATATGCCTGTCACTATTATGACTATTTTATACTGGAGGATCTATAAGGAAACTGAAAAGCGTACCAAAGAGCTTGCTGGGCTGCAAGCCTCtgggacagaggcagagacagaaaacTTTGTCCACCCCACGGGCAGTTCTCGAAGCTGCAGCAGTTACGAACTTCAACAGCAAAGCATGAAACGCTCCAACAGGAGAAAGTATGGCCGCTGCCACTTCTGGTTCACAACCAAGAGCTGGAAACCCAGCTCCGAGCAGATGGACCAAGACCACAGCAGCAGTGACAGTTGGAACAACAATGATGCTGCTGCCTCCCTGGAGAACTCTGCCTCCTCCGACGAGGAGGACATTGGCTCCGAGACGAGAGCCATCTACTCCATCGTGCTCAAGCTTCCGGGTCACAGCACCATCCTCAACTCCACCAAGTTACCCTCATCGGACAACCTGCAGGTGCCTGAGGAGGAGCTGGGGATGGTGGACTTGGAGAGGAAAGCCAGCAAGCTGCAGGCCCAGAAGAGCGTGGACGATGGAGGCAGTTTTCCAAAAAGCTTCTCCAAGCTTCCCATCCAGCTAGAGTCAGCCGTGGACACAGCCAAGACTTCTGACGTCAACTCCTCAGTGGGTAAGACCACGGCCACTCTACCTCTGTCCTTCAAGGAAGCCACTCTGGCCAAGAGGTTTGCTCTGAAGACCAGAAGTCAGATCACTAAGCGGAAAAGGATGTCCCTCGTCAAGGAGAAGAAAGCAGCCCAGACCCTCAGTGCGATCTTGCTTGCCTTCATCATCACTTGGACCCCATACAACATCATGGTTCTGGTGAACACCTTTTGTGACAGCTGCATACCCAAAACCTTTTGGAATCTGGGCTACTGGCTGTGCTACATCAACAGCACCGTGAACCCCGTGTGCTATGCTCTGTGCAACAAAACATTCAGAACCACTTTCAAGATGCTGCTGCTGTGCCAGTGTGACAAAAAAAAGAGGCGCAAGCAGCAGTACCAGCAGAGACAGTCGGTCATTTTTCACAAGCGCGCACCCGAGCAGGCCTTGTAGAATGAGGTTTTATCAATAGCAGTGACAAAACGCACACATCAACCCACAGACCTTAGGAGGAGGAAGGCAAGGGTGGGGTGACTTCTGGTGATGATAAAAATGGTTTTATCACCCAGATGTGAAAGAAGCTGCCTGTTTACTGATCCATTGAATAAACccattttaatagaaaaagtcaATACcaattcagcaaaaaaaaaaacatactactgaatataaagaaatttattctgaaatagactttacatgtttttttcttaaagaggagaaaaatattgCTTTACGGCAATTATATACCCAAATTGATTTGCCTGGGTCCTTTAATTCCCATTAGCTTTGGAATCTCAGATGAGCGTAGCTGACCCAGTTCCCACATTCTTCCCAAGGATCCCAAAAGTGGGAATCCAGACCCCAAGTGGAACACTGCAGGCTAACGAATCTGTGGTTCCAAAATTATTTCATACGTTGCAAAGCTGAATCTTCTTGTCCCAATAGAGCTTCCTGTCTTTTCTTTGGTGTGTTGTTAAACTCTATTTGTGGACTTGATTCTTGATTCTTGCAAAGTACTGTTTTGTGCAGTTCAAGTTTCgtacaaataaaaatacctaagtatatatatatgtgtgagttCTGCACGCACACACATAGTGTATATAATATCATGGGAAACACTGAACTGGCAAATTATTCCTGCAATATACGCTTTCAGTACTTTGGTAACTGAAGTTCTCTAGGATCCTAATGCAACATTAACGTGAAATAAGCCCAGTTTAATGTTTTTGAAACCAGGGCTGTTTTCCACAGAGAGCAGCCAGGCCTTCCCAGCAGGTCTGTGCAGAGCGGACAGGCTCGTGAGTCAGCTGAACACCGTGGCTTCGCCAGACTTGGTGTTAAGCAATCTCCTTTGTTGATGTCTCAACAGAGCTAAATCGGGGCCCCTCTGAGCTCAAAGAATGAACCACTTCCACACGTTTGAATTTAATCATCTAAATCTGaatgtttcaaaacaaaatttctgcTATCTAAACTGCTTGAAACTCAACAATAGTGTCACGTTTGAATGTCATAcacagcaatatatatatatgtgtgtatatatatatatggcaaagcaaaaaaaaaaaaaaaaacatggtaagACAGAATGAAGGAGAACATTGTGTTTGATTCTTGCTGAATGGCGCCTTCTAAAGGAAAACAGGGCTTGCACCTTTGTTACTCAGCTGTGGCCAGTGCTTTCTGGTGTCATTGTGTAAGCTTCACCCAGGAATAGGTGAGGTTTAGGAAGTTACATGTCCTCTGAAGAAAGAATTCCACTCTGAAAAGTAATGCTTCAAATTGATTTCCTTaccttttggggaaaaaaaaaaattgtttttttgcaTTCTCCCTTGAATTGACCAAAATGTTAACTGTTTCATctggggaggggatggggtgCTGCCATCATTGTCGTTGTTGTTGCTGCTCTAGCTGTCGGGGTTTCTTTTCCTGTTGCCGGGGCTgtttggggagagggaggggagggaggtgggagggcctCGGAGATATCTTCCCTTTGTACAGGGCATTCGTGTTGTGAACCCAGAGCTGGGTAGAAGCTGCTTTTGTATTCAGTGTGAGGTGGTGTTTACAGATGACTTTGACAACAGTGGAAGTGTACTCAGTGGTGTCTGTGTATCTGAACTATTTAATTTCGTGTTATGTTTATATGCAGAAATATTTATGGATACTACACCAAGTGTTTATTTAATGTTGATAAATATTACTCTTCAGTCGTCAGCCATGGTGTCCTTTGAAAGTGATTCTTTCAAGTCGACTTGAGCAATGAATAGAGTATATTGAGCTTTCCTGTGGCTAAGAAGAAGAAACATGTCATCCTGTTGGCATCAGCAAGCACCTAACTCTTTCTAGGTAATAAAAAGTCAACTGTCACTTCAACATAAATGTTTAAAACCACTCTTTAGTTAAATCCGATGGGAACTGAA
The DNA window shown above is from Symphalangus syndactylus isolate Jambi chromosome 19, NHGRI_mSymSyn1-v2.1_pri, whole genome shotgun sequence and carries:
- the CHRM3 gene encoding muscarinic acetylcholine receptor M3, coding for MSLHNNSTTSPLFPNISSSWIHSPSDAGLPPGTVTHFGSYNVSRGAGNFSSPNGTTDDPLGGHTVWQVVFIAFLTGILALVTIIGNILVIVSFKVNKQLKTVNNYFLLSLACADLIIGVISMNLFTTYIIMNRWALGNLACDLWLAIDYVASNASVMNLLVISFDRYFSITRPLTYRAKRTTKRAGVMIGLAWVISFVLWAPAILFWQYFVGKRTVPPGECFIQFLSEPTITFGTAIAAFYMPVTIMTILYWRIYKETEKRTKELAGLQASGTEAETENFVHPTGSSRSCSSYELQQQSMKRSNRRKYGRCHFWFTTKSWKPSSEQMDQDHSSSDSWNNNDAAASLENSASSDEEDIGSETRAIYSIVLKLPGHSTILNSTKLPSSDNLQVPEEELGMVDLERKASKLQAQKSVDDGGSFPKSFSKLPIQLESAVDTAKTSDVNSSVGKTTATLPLSFKEATLAKRFALKTRSQITKRKRMSLVKEKKAAQTLSAILLAFIITWTPYNIMVLVNTFCDSCIPKTFWNLGYWLCYINSTVNPVCYALCNKTFRTTFKMLLLCQCDKKKRRKQQYQQRQSVIFHKRAPEQAL